A genome region from Tolypothrix sp. PCC 7712 includes the following:
- a CDS encoding ATP-binding protein — translation MSLSPENSPENAAIAPFEVDLTNCDREPIHIPGSIQPHGMLLALTEPELTIVQVSRNTDEILGVAATEFINQPLSRLLDAQQIDFFRNCLAQEDLTLVNPIELTIAVGENARAFDGIIHRSDRLLILELEPVLHQKNYTFFNFYHLVKAALSKVQNASTLDELCQIIVKHVRQMNGFDRVMIYRFDENWHGTVIAEDKSAHLSPYLSLRYPASDIPKQARQLYRDNWLRLIPDVDYQPVALLPHHNPVTNQPTDLSHSVLRSVSPLHIEYLHNMGVKASMSISLLKNQKLWGLIACHHESPKYVPYEIRSACEFLGQMTSLELAAKEDSENTEYKMQLKAVQSKLVEYMAAANNFVDGLIGQEPNLLDLVNATGAAVCINGEYQTLGRTPQHREIEQLINWLSQHTQEEVFHTNCLSELLPEASEWKDVASGLMALSISKSQKSYLLWFRPEALQTVDWAGNPHKPVELADDGSLRLSPRKSFDLWKEIVQRQSLPWESYEIEAVWNFRSAIVGVVLRKADELAKMNVELQRSNDELDAFAYIASHDLKEPLRGIHHYSSFLIEDYGNRLDDEGIGRLRTLIRLTQRMENLIDSLLHFSRLGRVELGIQPTDLNDLVQRVIDVLSARIQETGATIRIPRPLPTIMCDRVQVSAIFTNLIANGIKYNDKPEIWVEIGYLEPITLYVRDNGIGIRDRHFESIFRIFKRLHGPTQYGGGTGAGLTIAKKVVERHGGKIWVESTYGEGSTFYFTLQEVK, via the coding sequence GTGAGCTTAAGTCCTGAAAATTCTCCAGAAAATGCTGCGATCGCACCTTTTGAGGTGGACTTGACGAATTGCGATCGCGAACCAATTCACATCCCTGGCTCAATTCAGCCGCATGGGATGCTATTGGCGTTGACGGAACCGGAACTCACTATTGTGCAGGTGAGCCGAAATACCGATGAAATATTAGGTGTTGCTGCGACTGAGTTCATCAATCAACCCCTCAGCCGCTTGCTAGATGCACAGCAAATAGATTTTTTCCGCAATTGTTTAGCTCAAGAAGATTTAACACTCGTTAACCCCATCGAACTGACAATTGCTGTGGGGGAAAATGCGCGGGCTTTTGATGGGATTATTCATCGCTCAGATCGTCTGCTGATACTGGAATTAGAACCTGTACTACATCAAAAGAACTATACATTCTTCAATTTTTACCATTTAGTGAAAGCCGCATTATCTAAAGTTCAAAATGCCAGTACTTTAGATGAATTATGCCAGATCATCGTCAAACACGTGCGCCAAATGAACGGTTTTGATCGCGTCATGATCTACCGCTTTGATGAAAATTGGCATGGTACAGTCATTGCCGAGGACAAATCAGCACATCTTAGCCCTTACCTGAGTTTGCGCTATCCGGCTTCCGACATTCCCAAACAAGCAAGACAACTCTACAGAGACAACTGGTTACGGCTAATTCCGGATGTGGACTATCAACCAGTAGCTTTGCTCCCCCACCACAACCCCGTAACTAACCAACCCACAGATTTAAGTCACTCGGTACTCCGCAGCGTTTCGCCGTTACACATTGAATATTTGCACAATATGGGAGTGAAAGCATCAATGTCAATTTCACTCCTCAAAAATCAAAAACTCTGGGGATTGATTGCTTGTCACCACGAATCGCCCAAGTATGTACCCTATGAAATCCGTAGCGCTTGCGAATTTCTGGGGCAAATGACTTCTCTAGAACTAGCCGCAAAAGAAGACAGCGAGAACACTGAATATAAGATGCAGTTAAAAGCTGTACAGTCCAAGCTAGTGGAATACATGGCGGCGGCGAACAATTTTGTTGACGGGTTGATCGGCCAAGAACCCAATTTACTAGATTTAGTAAATGCTACAGGCGCGGCTGTTTGTATTAACGGCGAGTACCAAACCTTGGGGAGAACGCCACAGCATCGAGAAATTGAGCAATTAATTAACTGGCTGAGTCAGCATACCCAAGAAGAGGTTTTTCATACAAATTGCCTGTCTGAGTTGCTGCCAGAGGCTAGCGAGTGGAAAGATGTTGCTAGTGGGTTAATGGCGCTGTCAATTTCTAAAAGCCAAAAAAGTTATTTACTTTGGTTCCGCCCAGAGGCATTGCAAACTGTAGATTGGGCAGGAAATCCTCATAAGCCTGTAGAACTAGCAGATGATGGCAGTTTACGGCTGTCACCCCGCAAATCCTTTGATTTGTGGAAAGAAATAGTGCAGCGACAATCTCTACCCTGGGAAAGCTATGAAATAGAAGCTGTATGGAATTTTCGGAGTGCGATTGTGGGTGTGGTGTTGCGGAAAGCCGATGAACTGGCAAAGATGAATGTAGAACTGCAGCGCAGCAACGATGAATTAGATGCCTTTGCTTATATTGCCTCCCATGATTTGAAGGAACCACTGCGTGGTATTCATCATTACTCCAGTTTTCTGATCGAAGACTACGGCAATAGATTAGATGACGAAGGCATAGGAAGGCTGAGGACGCTGATTAGACTCACACAGCGCATGGAAAATTTAATCGATTCGCTGTTGCACTTCTCTCGCTTAGGGCGAGTAGAACTAGGTATTCAGCCTACAGACTTAAACGATTTAGTGCAGCGAGTTATAGATGTGCTGAGTGCCAGAATTCAAGAAACAGGGGCAACAATTCGGATTCCGCGTCCTTTGCCAACAATTATGTGCGATCGCGTCCAGGTTAGCGCTATCTTTACCAATCTCATTGCTAACGGTATTAAATATAACGACAAGCCAGAAATTTGGGTAGAAATCGGCTATCTAGAGCCAATTACCCTCTACGTGCGCGACAACGGCATTGGCATTCGCGATCGCCACTTTGAATCAATTTTCCGCATCTTTAAACGGCTACATGGCCCTACGCAATATGGCGGTGGTACGGGTGCAGGGCTAACCATCGCGAAAAAAGTTGTCGAAAGGCATGGTGGTAAGATTTGGGTTGAATCCACTTATGGGGAAGGAAGTACGTTCTATTTCACATTGCAGGAGGTCAAATAA
- a CDS encoding TonB-dependent receptor plug domain-containing protein translates to MNKCLLLLPVIVQTVLLDAAGFASEAEIKQENAEKLPAVITQIIDISEIELPSTNAELLTQAPATGAENSEPQPADNPTTNTNSNDEADINIEVIGAEDTLPQSTPTYVIEQAEIKKQGANSLADVLKRMPGFAINDAGHGADIHTGTYYRGASINQSVFLINGRAINTNINTYHGGTDLNSIPVEAIERVELYSGAASALYGSSAFGGVVNIITKEGYSQPKLTSSVEFGSLSQNNQQFTYAGSTGAVKYNFSFERYFTDNRYRVPVGAANRDSQGFFFNADTATSTYFGSIGVDLNQRNSLNLDISRLSSRRGLTYFGFPLQRDRLDHDGFNAGLSWKTRLGNGENSILTTTFGYNQDYFSTYGPTVFQGREFYRTGVLDTQQFTARLDHQWRMTPNNQLRWGLDLKNTDLTGDVLSSSPNRIGTNETEDRSVFTTALFAVNTFNISDNFLIDLGLRQNFDSQFGDYLNPSVGLRYAVAPSIAVRGSWTGGQRNPGLDQLYVYDTVHGWEPNPDLKPETGSSWTAGVDINFSENLTGQFTYFGSSLDNRLGVIAGKWQNIGLVDTNGLEAALQLKFARGWSTFVNYTYTDAQIKTGDERGLQLGLIPYSVLQTGIGYQNSGWQANLYVTYNSGARRSLFNRTGDRPTDFAPSFLNLDLSGRIPLTRSLGLIVYLENLLGEQYERVNRIYSPGFTFRLGLSSEL, encoded by the coding sequence GTGAATAAATGTCTTTTGTTGCTGCCAGTTATTGTGCAAACTGTACTGTTAGATGCTGCTGGCTTTGCATCTGAGGCTGAAATCAAGCAGGAAAATGCTGAGAAATTGCCTGCAGTAATTACCCAAATTATCGATATTAGTGAAATTGAGTTACCCTCTACAAATGCTGAATTATTAACGCAAGCACCAGCAACCGGCGCAGAAAATTCAGAACCTCAACCAGCAGATAATCCCACAACAAACACCAATTCTAACGATGAAGCAGATATCAACATAGAAGTAATTGGAGCAGAAGATACTCTACCTCAATCAACTCCAACTTATGTAATTGAGCAAGCAGAAATTAAAAAGCAAGGTGCTAATAGCCTGGCTGATGTTTTAAAAAGAATGCCAGGATTTGCTATCAATGACGCTGGTCATGGTGCAGATATTCACACAGGTACATATTACCGTGGCGCTTCTATTAATCAATCTGTATTTTTGATTAACGGCAGAGCAATTAACACCAATATCAATACATATCATGGTGGTACTGATTTAAATAGTATTCCTGTAGAGGCGATTGAGCGAGTAGAACTCTACAGTGGTGCTGCATCGGCTTTATATGGTTCATCAGCCTTTGGTGGAGTAGTTAATATCATCACCAAAGAAGGTTATAGTCAACCCAAGTTGACCAGTAGTGTAGAATTTGGCTCTTTAAGCCAAAATAATCAACAATTTACCTATGCAGGTTCTACTGGTGCTGTAAAATATAACTTTAGCTTTGAGCGATACTTTACAGATAACCGTTACCGCGTTCCTGTGGGCGCAGCCAATCGCGATTCACAAGGATTTTTCTTCAATGCAGATACAGCTACAAGTACTTACTTTGGCAGTATTGGTGTAGATTTGAATCAAAGAAATTCTTTGAATCTCGATATTAGTAGATTAAGCAGTCGTCGCGGCTTAACTTATTTTGGTTTCCCTCTCCAAAGAGACCGCCTAGACCATGATGGATTTAATGCTGGCTTATCTTGGAAAACTCGTCTAGGAAATGGTGAAAATTCGATTTTAACTACCACATTTGGTTATAACCAAGATTATTTTAGTACCTACGGCCCTACAGTTTTTCAAGGCAGAGAATTTTATCGTACAGGTGTTTTAGACACACAACAATTTACAGCGAGACTGGATCATCAATGGAGAATGACCCCGAATAATCAATTGCGTTGGGGTTTAGATTTAAAAAATACTGACTTAACAGGTGATGTGTTAAGTAGTAGTCCTAATAGAATTGGGACGAATGAAACTGAAGATAGGAGTGTATTTACCACAGCCTTATTTGCAGTCAATACATTTAATATCAGCGATAATTTCCTGATAGATTTAGGGCTAAGACAAAACTTTGATAGCCAGTTTGGGGATTATTTAAATCCTAGCGTTGGGTTGCGTTACGCTGTTGCACCTAGCATCGCTGTACGCGGTAGCTGGACAGGAGGACAGCGTAACCCTGGTTTAGATCAGCTATATGTTTACGATACAGTTCATGGTTGGGAACCTAACCCTGATTTAAAACCAGAAACAGGTTCTTCTTGGACTGCGGGAGTTGATATCAACTTTTCGGAAAATTTGACTGGACAATTTACCTACTTTGGCAGTAGTTTAGACAACCGCCTAGGAGTGATAGCTGGAAAATGGCAAAACATTGGCTTAGTCGATACCAATGGTTTAGAGGCGGCTTTGCAATTAAAATTTGCCCGTGGTTGGTCAACTTTTGTCAACTATACCTATACAGATGCTCAAATTAAAACCGGAGATGAAAGAGGTTTACAGTTAGGTTTAATTCCCTATTCTGTACTGCAAACAGGTATAGGTTATCAAAATTCAGGTTGGCAAGCTAATTTGTATGTTACCTACAACAGTGGCGCGCGTCGCTCTCTTTTTAATAGAACTGGCGACAGACCTACAGATTTTGCTCCCTCTTTCCTCAACTTAGATTTGAGTGGACGCATTCCTTTAACGAGAAGTTTAGGCTTAATAGTTTACCTAGAAAACCTATTAGGTGAACAATACGAACGAGTGAATCGTATCTATAGTCCTGGCTTTACTTTCCGCCTAGGTTTATCTTCAGAATTGTAA
- a CDS encoding sensor histidine kinase → MTVVLTLFLFIPQTWVAWQAYQNFNSIIKNELRLQKLSDTITHLDEVLTMSARMNAATGNSMWEQRYRSFEPKLDAAIKESIKLAPQAYTGEDAKKTDIANQRLVEMEYKSFELLNNSHKVAAQALLSSKEYELEKQKYADGVASRNHSISIQLDNKIADYRQNLFWATFASVFSLAMLIPGWLFVLSLLREYLKIKQITQVAIEQANQELEIRVEQRTEELTDKNIQLQQTLQELQQTQMQLIQTEKMSSLGQMLAGIAHEIKNPVNFVSGNIIYAQEYLYNLLKLVQLYQDNYPNPPQAIQTEIKAIDLDFLVKDFTKLLESMKVGTKRIEEIIYSLRNFSRTDETAVQQVDIHEGIDSTLMILSHRLKSHDVQPEIFIVKEYGILPAIECYPSQLNQVFMNILANAIDALEEQNNKRTSAEIQANPNYINISTQALNPNKILIRIKDNGAGIPENIISRLFDPFFTTKTVGHGTGIGLSISHQIIVEKHGGKLYCQSKVGEGTEFMIELKTSLSRNLK, encoded by the coding sequence GTGACAGTAGTTTTAACTTTATTTTTATTTATTCCCCAAACTTGGGTTGCTTGGCAAGCTTATCAAAACTTCAATAGCATTATTAAAAATGAATTACGATTGCAAAAATTAAGCGATACAATTACCCACCTAGATGAAGTCTTAACTATGTCAGCACGGATGAATGCTGCTACAGGTAATTCTATGTGGGAGCAGCGTTATCGTTCATTTGAGCCTAAATTAGATGCAGCTATTAAGGAATCAATTAAACTTGCACCCCAAGCTTATACAGGAGAAGATGCGAAAAAAACAGATATTGCTAATCAGCGTTTAGTGGAGATGGAATATAAATCATTTGAGTTATTAAACAACTCTCATAAAGTCGCAGCGCAAGCACTTTTATCTAGCAAAGAATATGAATTAGAGAAACAAAAATATGCAGATGGTGTTGCTAGCAGAAACCATTCTATTTCAATTCAGCTTGACAATAAAATAGCTGATTATCGCCAAAATCTATTTTGGGCAACATTCGCCTCGGTTTTTAGTTTAGCAATGCTGATTCCAGGATGGCTATTTGTATTGAGTCTCCTCAGAGAATACTTAAAAATTAAGCAAATTACTCAAGTTGCTATAGAACAAGCTAATCAAGAGTTGGAAATTAGAGTAGAACAACGGACAGAGGAATTAACAGATAAAAATATTCAACTCCAACAAACTCTGCAAGAACTGCAACAAACCCAAATGCAACTGATTCAAACTGAAAAAATGTCTTCTTTGGGTCAAATGTTAGCCGGGATTGCTCATGAAATTAAGAATCCTGTTAATTTTGTATCTGGTAATATTATTTATGCTCAAGAATATCTCTATAATTTACTAAAACTAGTCCAGCTATATCAAGACAACTATCCCAATCCTCCCCAAGCAATCCAAACAGAAATAAAAGCAATAGATTTGGATTTTTTGGTTAAAGATTTTACTAAACTCCTCGAATCTATGAAAGTTGGAACAAAGAGAATTGAGGAAATAATCTATTCACTGCGTAACTTTTCCCGTACAGATGAGACAGCAGTCCAGCAAGTAGATATCCATGAAGGTATTGATAGTACATTAATGATTTTAAGCCACCGTTTAAAATCTCACGATGTCCAACCAGAAATTTTTATAGTCAAAGAGTATGGCATACTACCAGCAATTGAATGTTATCCAAGTCAACTTAATCAAGTATTTATGAATATCCTTGCCAATGCGATTGATGCTTTAGAAGAGCAAAATAACAAGCGCACATCGGCAGAAATTCAAGCTAACCCTAATTATATTAATATCTCTACTCAAGCATTAAACCCAAATAAAATATTAATACGCATCAAAGATAATGGTGCAGGTATACCAGAGAATATTATTTCACGACTCTTTGACCCATTTTTTACTACCAAAACTGTTGGTCATGGTACAGGAATAGGACTATCTATTAGTCATCAAATCATTGTAGAAAAGCATGGTGGTAAGCTATATTGTCAATCAAAAGTAGGAGAGGGTACAGAATTTATGATTGAGTTGAAAACCAGTCTCTCACGAAATTTAAAATAA
- the truB gene encoding tRNA pseudouridine(55) synthase TruB — translation MQGFLNLNKPFDWTSHDCVARVRKLLRLKRVGHAGTLDPAATGVLPIAFGRATRLLQYLPGNKAYNATIRFGVQTTTDDLQGEVITSAPCPQLSLTEVETALPQFLGKIEQIPPSYSAIQVDGQRLYDLARRGEKVEVPVRTVEVLQMEILAWREGDFPELDIAIACGSGTYIRAIARDLGAVLQTGGTLAALTRTASSGFDLAESLTLSDLETQLQAGTFQPIPLDAPLQHLPAVVLPATSAQKWCQGQRISVTTDISGNVRVYEEPTRFLGIGQVNDEVLIPTTVVEI, via the coding sequence GTGCAAGGTTTTCTTAACTTAAACAAACCATTTGACTGGACTTCTCATGATTGTGTGGCGCGGGTGCGGAAACTCCTGCGCCTCAAACGTGTGGGACATGCGGGAACTTTAGATCCCGCAGCTACGGGGGTTTTACCCATTGCTTTTGGTAGAGCGACGAGATTATTACAATATTTGCCAGGTAATAAAGCTTACAATGCCACTATTAGGTTTGGTGTGCAGACAACAACCGATGATTTACAAGGGGAAGTCATTACTTCTGCGCCTTGTCCTCAGTTGAGTTTAACTGAGGTAGAAACAGCCTTACCGCAATTTTTAGGAAAAATTGAGCAGATTCCGCCTAGTTATAGCGCCATTCAAGTAGATGGACAGCGTTTATATGATTTAGCAAGGCGGGGGGAAAAGGTGGAAGTTCCTGTACGCACAGTAGAAGTCTTGCAGATGGAGATTTTAGCTTGGCGAGAAGGAGATTTTCCGGAATTAGATATTGCGATCGCTTGTGGATCTGGGACATATATTAGAGCGATCGCGCGGGATTTAGGTGCAGTTTTACAAACTGGCGGAACCCTAGCCGCTTTGACGCGTACTGCAAGTAGTGGGTTTGATTTAGCAGAAAGTTTAACTTTGAGTGATTTAGAAACTCAACTGCAAGCCGGGACATTTCAGCCAATTCCCCTTGATGCACCTTTGCAGCATTTACCTGCAGTGGTTTTACCAGCAACATCTGCTCAAAAATGGTGTCAAGGACAGCGAATTTCCGTAACTACAGATATATCTGGAAATGTGCGAGTTTACGAAGAACCAACTCGTTTTTTAGGGATTGGACAAGTTAATGATGAAGTATTGATCCCAACAACAGTTGTGGAGATTTAA
- a CDS encoding alpha/beta hydrolase, with the protein MISLYGKWASSLRRISIVLVLSVLLPTFGMSNSVLAAEQVYGSYSAFRLSIPITSLETYAQTGVIDNKLNVYQQYLPPQKLQDLRRILLTPVKVSPVVVAQFLYTPQGEFILRRLAEAIKTTSPQTQPEYQTLRAAFISAAAEPGGLTLLNLLRKYPNSSINIDLAHSMGIAGELEQLINETSLAIAEVNRKSNIEATNQEPINFSQLPDLRQLGKFTAQKYALEFFDLSRRRQLLTDVYIPNVQTPAPVIVISHGLGTDSSNFRYLATHLASYGFAVVVPNHSDAEQLRSPINNKTIEVTQADEFTNRPLDVKYILNQLEAANQSDSRFRGKLNLQQVGVFGQSLGGYTALALAGAKINFEQLQRDCQPKLLEDTWNMSLLLQCRALALKNRQSGEEINLRDKRVKAAIAVNPITSSIFGKAGLSQVKIPVMLVGSSDDTVAPALFEQIVPFSWFANSQKYLVMLIGASHFSTIGNGNSDREAVGSLAQVIGDNPDQAHRYMNALSLPFFQTYVAETSTYFAYLNAAYAKAISSQPLSVSFVQSLQPTELAQIIDTQGKAAKRLSKKSPNSIVSFGFWMLDVGMALLHVIMFL; encoded by the coding sequence ATGATTAGTTTGTATGGTAAGTGGGCCAGCAGCCTGAGAAGAATTTCAATAGTGCTGGTTCTTTCAGTGTTGCTGCCAACATTTGGAATGAGTAATTCCGTGTTAGCAGCAGAACAAGTTTATGGTTCTTATTCAGCTTTCAGACTTTCTATACCGATAACTTCTTTAGAAACTTATGCCCAAACTGGTGTAATTGATAACAAGCTGAATGTTTACCAACAGTACCTACCACCACAAAAACTCCAAGACTTACGGAGAATTTTACTTACTCCTGTAAAAGTAAGTCCGGTAGTGGTTGCACAATTTCTCTACACACCACAAGGGGAATTTATTCTCCGACGGTTAGCAGAAGCAATTAAAACCACATCTCCACAAACACAACCGGAATATCAAACTTTACGTGCGGCGTTTATTTCTGCGGCTGCGGAACCGGGAGGGCTAACATTATTAAATCTGTTACGCAAGTATCCCAACAGCAGCATTAATATAGATTTAGCGCATAGTATGGGGATAGCTGGGGAACTAGAACAGCTGATTAATGAAACTAGCCTAGCGATCGCAGAAGTTAACCGTAAGTCCAATATAGAAGCTACTAACCAAGAACCAATAAATTTCTCGCAATTGCCAGATTTACGACAATTAGGAAAATTTACAGCGCAAAAATACGCACTAGAATTTTTCGACTTGTCACGACGTAGGCAATTGTTAACGGATGTTTATATACCTAATGTCCAAACTCCAGCGCCAGTAATTGTGATTTCTCACGGTTTGGGTACAGATAGCAGCAATTTCCGTTATTTAGCTACTCATTTAGCTTCCTATGGATTTGCCGTCGTTGTGCCTAATCATAGCGATGCTGAACAATTGCGATCGCCAATTAATAACAAGACTATTGAAGTTACACAAGCAGATGAATTTACCAATCGACCTTTAGATGTGAAATATATCCTGAATCAACTGGAAGCAGCGAACCAGTCTGATTCTCGGTTTAGAGGTAAGTTAAATCTGCAACAAGTAGGAGTGTTTGGACAATCTTTAGGCGGCTACACAGCCTTAGCTTTAGCGGGCGCTAAGATTAACTTTGAGCAACTGCAACGAGATTGTCAGCCAAAGTTACTCGAAGATACTTGGAATATGTCTTTACTTCTCCAATGTCGCGCCTTAGCGTTAAAAAATCGGCAGTCTGGTGAAGAAATCAACTTGCGGGATAAGAGAGTTAAAGCTGCGATCGCAGTTAACCCCATTACTAGCTCTATTTTTGGCAAAGCTGGCTTGAGCCAAGTTAAAATTCCTGTGATGCTGGTTGGTAGTAGTGATGATACGGTTGCACCAGCTTTATTTGAGCAAATTGTCCCCTTCTCCTGGTTTGCGAATTCCCAAAAGTATTTAGTGATGCTAATCGGTGCAAGTCACTTTTCGACCATTGGTAATGGTAATAGCGATCGCGAGGCTGTAGGGTCGCTGGCTCAAGTTATTGGCGATAATCCAGATCAAGCACATCGTTACATGAATGCTTTGAGTTTACCCTTCTTCCAAACTTACGTTGCGGAAACCTCAACATACTTCGCCTACCTGAACGCCGCCTACGCCAAAGCTATTTCTAGTCAGCCTTTAAGTGTGAGTTTTGTGCAGTCTCTACAACCCACAGAACTAGCACAAATTATTGACACCCAAGGTAAAGCCGCTAAAAGATTGAGCAAAAAGTCGCCTAACTCCATCGTGAGTTTTGGATTTTGGATGTTGGATGTGGGTATGGCGCTGCTACATGTGATTATGTTTCTGTGA
- a CDS encoding DMT family transporter — MHQSSGRWRFGLALSLLTVILWGVLPIALMVTLKALDVYTVIWFRFSVAFGVLAVYLGVQGKLPTFAQLRSASWKLLAIATIFLALNYFLFLQGLSLTSPATAEVIIQLSVVFLGLGGLIVFRERYQLHQWMGVCVLTLGYILFFHEQLTNLITAQHNYLFGSSLIVLGAAAWAIYALAQKQLLQSWSSAQIMLVVYGGCAILFAPLATSQTIFTLSNFYLGTLVFCALNTVIAYGAFAESLAHWEASRVSAVLALAPVVTLVAVGIVSVIAPSLLLPEKFTFLGLMGAALVVTGAVAIAIVKTE; from the coding sequence ATGCATCAAAGTTCTGGTCGCTGGCGTTTCGGGCTGGCTTTATCGCTACTAACGGTGATATTGTGGGGTGTTCTACCTATTGCCCTGATGGTGACTCTTAAAGCGCTTGATGTCTATACAGTGATATGGTTTAGGTTTTCGGTAGCCTTTGGTGTGTTAGCTGTATATTTAGGGGTACAAGGTAAATTACCGACATTCGCACAATTGCGTTCTGCTTCTTGGAAGTTATTAGCGATCGCAACTATTTTTTTGGCGCTGAATTACTTTTTATTTTTGCAGGGTTTGTCACTAACTTCACCTGCAACTGCAGAAGTCATTATTCAGTTGTCTGTGGTTTTCTTAGGTTTGGGAGGGTTAATTGTTTTTCGAGAACGTTATCAACTACATCAATGGATGGGAGTATGTGTACTAACTCTCGGTTATATTTTATTTTTTCACGAACAGTTGACTAATTTAATTACAGCCCAGCATAATTATCTTTTTGGCAGTAGCTTAATTGTTTTAGGCGCAGCAGCATGGGCTATTTATGCTTTAGCACAAAAACAATTATTACAATCTTGGTCTTCTGCACAAATTATGCTTGTTGTTTACGGTGGATGCGCCATATTATTTGCTCCCTTAGCCACAAGTCAAACAATTTTTACACTTAGTAATTTCTATTTGGGTACATTGGTTTTTTGTGCATTAAATACAGTAATTGCCTATGGTGCTTTTGCTGAATCATTGGCACATTGGGAAGCCTCACGAGTAAGTGCAGTATTAGCTTTGGCTCCTGTAGTAACTTTAGTTGCAGTTGGGATTGTATCAGTAATTGCACCTTCATTACTTCTCCCAGAAAAATTTACATTTTTAGGTCTGATGGGAGCTGCTTTAGTTGTTACTGGCGCTGTGGCAATTGCCATAGTAAAAACTGAATAA
- a CDS encoding ribbon-helix-helix protein, CopG family, whose protein sequence is MKKLTVRCSNEEYETLLKYCEETDRTQNDVLREMIRKLKKSRARSTGL, encoded by the coding sequence ATGAAGAAATTAACAGTTCGATGCTCTAATGAAGAGTATGAAACGCTTTTGAAATACTGCGAAGAAACAGATCGCACTCAAAATGACGTACTTAGAGAGATGATCCGGAAGTTGAAGAAAAGCCGTGCTAGAAGCACGGGGCTTTAG
- a CDS encoding RNA-guided endonuclease InsQ/TnpB family protein, which yields MKTLKFKLYEHKRNRHLKRTINAAGVIYNHCIALHKRYYRMFGKHLNCAKLQAHIAKLRKRNSFWQSVGSQAAQDICQRIEKAYQLFFKHNNKGVRPPGFKKVKKYKSFTLKQAGYKFLGGNRVKIGSRVYQFWKSREIEGTVKTLTIKRTPLGELFMVLVVDEGSSEVEVKTGKIAGFDFGLKTFLTCSDGTKIESPQFFKQSLSAIKKASSRHSKKLKGSSNRERARKNLVRKHEDISNRRRDWFWKLAHELTDRFDILCFETLNLKGMQRLWGRQISDLAFGEFLQILEWVAKKKNKLVVFIDQWYPSSKTCSNCKHILESLDLSVREWRCPSCQSVNGRDENASRNICAVGASTVGLGDVRLATPAIAV from the coding sequence ATGAAAACACTGAAGTTTAAATTGTACGAACACAAAAGGAATAGACACCTCAAGCGCACAATCAACGCTGCTGGAGTGATTTATAACCATTGCATTGCTCTACATAAAAGGTATTACCGGATGTTTGGCAAGCATTTAAACTGTGCAAAACTTCAGGCTCATATCGCCAAATTAAGAAAGCGTAATTCTTTTTGGCAATCAGTAGGTTCTCAAGCAGCACAAGATATTTGTCAACGCATTGAGAAAGCTTACCAATTGTTTTTCAAACACAATAACAAAGGAGTAAGACCACCAGGATTTAAGAAGGTCAAGAAATACAAATCGTTCACCCTTAAGCAGGCAGGTTATAAGTTTTTGGGTGGAAATAGGGTAAAAATTGGTAGTCGAGTTTACCAGTTTTGGAAGTCCAGAGAAATTGAGGGAACAGTCAAAACCCTAACTATTAAACGCACCCCGTTAGGTGAGTTATTTATGGTTTTGGTTGTTGATGAGGGTAGCTCAGAAGTTGAAGTTAAGACGGGTAAAATCGCTGGCTTTGATTTTGGGTTAAAGACATTCCTCACTTGCTCAGACGGCACTAAAATTGAATCGCCCCAATTTTTCAAGCAATCCCTAAGCGCCATTAAAAAAGCAAGTTCGCGGCATTCCAAAAAGCTAAAAGGCTCATCTAACAGAGAACGAGCCAGAAAGAATTTAGTACGCAAGCATGAAGATATTTCCAACCGTCGGCGTGATTGGTTCTGGAAATTAGCTCATGAGCTAACAGATAGGTTCGATATTCTCTGTTTTGAGACTTTAAATCTCAAAGGAATGCAACGTCTTTGGGGCAGGCAAATATCAGACTTAGCGTTTGGTGAGTTTCTGCAAATCCTAGAATGGGTTGCCAAGAAGAAGAATAAACTGGTTGTCTTTATCGACCAGTGGTATCCAAGTAGCAAGACATGCTCTAATTGTAAACATATTCTAGAAAGTCTTGATTTGTCAGTTAGAGAGTGGCGTTGTCCTTCCTGTCAGTCAGTTAATGGAAGAGACGAAAACGCTAGTCGCAATATTTGTGCAGTCGGGGCATCGACTGTTGGCTTAGGTGATGTCAGACTGGCTACGCCAGCAATCGCTGTCTGA